In a genomic window of Silurus meridionalis isolate SWU-2019-XX chromosome 27, ASM1480568v1, whole genome shotgun sequence:
- the LOC124380649 gene encoding protein NLRC3-like isoform X3, whose product MENPDMEEPQCSQGAEKETIQTEQVKASRHKRRSPSPSQLSMKSDDSMIQPVHFTSGKRVRKASSSPGQLSLKGDDDSMIQPVHFGQEEQQEQTGFRKVSPSEVVTTEVIATGDVEPNLCQEHYKVLDMFCKTDQAAICKGCAVKQHKEHAKQYIKISTVPNTLITLQNILDRMTASEFREFKRNLGYEYPECFETLPNTRSTRKDIAESMMESFSEDEVLKVTVNLASIKPVSRCQEKIKETLRRKFWHVHEGLALPKTQVVLYDTYTELYITEGGSDAVKAEHEVRLIEKVDKNCSNQENPVNLTGIFRSPSGDVRTVLTKGIAGIGKTISVQKFMLDWAENSANQDIDLIIPLFFRDLNLEKEPCSLIELMRKFFSELKEIESFENGIKILLVLDGLDECRIHLDFHNTRTCCDIMEPISMDVLLTNLIKGNLLPKSLLWITSRPAATNQIPSECVQRVTEVRGFSDPQKEEYFHKKCKDPHMANLMIKHVKSSRSMHIMCHIPIFCWITATVLDILIRDSEIGEIPKNQTQLYIHYLLIQTGLKNRKYQKAINGDLRKLTQSDKSMILNLAKLAFQGMTKNTLIFYEADLKDCGIDINDAAEFSSLCTQLFREEFGLYRERVFCFLHLSIQEHLAAIYVLNQCLTEGMNVLASSGSQSTKQNQKTTLTNLLKSAVIKALENKFGHFDQFLRFFLGLSTECNRQLLQNLLPQIGKESLENDKIVQFIKDKIAEEARTETETINLIHCLKELGDIGLVNEIQESLDSGTICDMELNPVQCSVLAYIILMSKDVMEVFDLKKYKTTQASSRHRLLPIVRASKKAILCDCELSRNSCEIVASGLRIANSPVRELDLSHNPIGNDGFLDLCKGLKSPHCQLEILRLEACEITDKSCANLAFAFKSTPSSLQELDLSSNELTDEGVMMLEPWLKSENCKVQRLRLKQCRLTKSYCKHLAEVLTSSSTKKINLDLTGNDLED is encoded by the exons TGATTCAACCAGTGCATTTCGGTCAAGAAGAACAGCAGGAACAAACCGG GTTTCGAAAGGTTTCGCCATCTGAAGTTGTAACAACTGAAGTTATAGCGACTGGTGATGTGGAACCAAATCTCTGCCAGGAACACTACAAGGTTTTGGATATGTTCTGCAAAACTGACCAGGCAGCTATTTGTAAGGGGTGTGCAGTGAAGCAGCACaaagaacatgcaaaacaataCATCAAG ATATCAACAGTTCCCAATACTCTGATCACACTACAGAACATACTGGATAGAATGACAGCCTCAGAGTTTCGGGAGTTTAAAAGAAATTTGGGTTATGAATACCCAGAGTGCTTTGAGACATTGCCTAATACTCGTAGCACTCGAAAGGATATTGCTGAGAGTATGATGGAAAGTTTCTCCGAAGATGAAGTTCTGAAAGTCACAGTTAATTTGGCCTCAA TTAAGCCAGTATCCAGATgtcaagaaaaaataaaggaaacacTACGGAGGAAattctggcatgttcatgaaGGACTTGCCTTACCCAAGACACAAGTTGTGTTGTATGACACTTACACAGAGCTCTATATCACTGAGGGTGGAAGTGATGCAGTCAAAGCGGAACATGAAGTGAGACTAATTGAGAAAGTTGACAAAAATTGTAGCAATCAAGAAAACCCTGTTAACTTGACAGGCATTTTTCGGTCACCGAGCGGTGatgtcagaactgttttaacCAAAGGTATcgctggaattggaaaaacaatTTCCGTTCAGAAGTTCATGCTAGACTGGGCAGAGAACTCTGCCAATCAAGACATTGATCTTATAATTCCTCTGTTTTTCCGCGATCTTAACCTTGAGAAGGAACCCTGCAGTCTGATAGAGCTTATGCGGAAATTTTTCTCCGAGCTCAAAGAAATCGAAAGCTTCGAGAATGGCATTAAGATTTTGCTCGTTTTGGATGGTCTGGATGAATGTCGGATCCACTTGGACTTTCATAACACCAGGACATGCTGCGATATAATGGAGCCAATATCTATGGATGTCCTTTTGACAAATTTAATAAAAGGCAATCTACTGCCCAAATCTCTACTGTGGATCACTTCTCGTCCAGCCGCGACCAATCAGATACCCTCAGAGTGTGTACAGCGGGTGACTGAAGTTAGAGGCTTCAGTGACCCACAGAAAGAAGAGTACTTTCACAAGAAATGTAAGGACCCTCATATGGCCAACCTGATGATTAAGCATGTGAAGTCATCTCGAAGCATGcacatcatgtgccacatcccgATCTTCTGCTGGATTACAGCAACTGTCCTGGACATACTGATAAGAGACAGTGAAATTGGTGAGATTCCAAAAAATCAGACTCAGTTGTACATTCATTATTTACTCATACAGACCGGTTTGAAGAACAGGAAGTACCAGAAAGCTATTAACGGAGACCTGCGCAAGTTGACGCAAAGTGACAAAAGCATGATTTTAAACTTGGCCAAGTTAGCGTTCCAGGGAATGACTAAAAACACTCTGATCTTCTATGAAGCAGACCTGAAGGACTGTGGGATTGACATCAATGACGCAGCAGAATTCTCATCTCTGTGCACACAGTTGTTTAGAGAAGAGTTTGGATTGTACAGAGAGCGAGTCTTCTGTTTCCTACACCTCAGCATACAGGAGCATTTGGCTGCCATTTACGTTCTGAACCAGTGTTTGACTGAGGGCATGAATGTTCTTGCTTCGTCTGGTAGCCAATCCACGAAGCAGAATCAGAAGACCACGTTAACGAACTTGCTTAAGAGCGCAGTGATTAAGGCTTTAGAAAACAAGTTCGGACATTTTGACCAATTTCTTCGATTCTTTTTGGGACTTTCTACCGAGTGTAACAGACAGCTCCTACAAAATCTTTTGCCTCAGATTGGAAAAGAGTCCCTTGAGAATGATAAAATTGTCCAATTCATCAAAGATAAGATTGCTGAGGAAGCCAGAACAGAGACAGAAACGATTAACCTTATCCATTGTTTGAAAGAACTGGGTGACATAGGTTTGGTGAACGAAATTCAGGAGAGTTTGGATTCTGGTACAATCTGTGACATGGAATTAAATCCAGTGCAATGTTCAGTGCTGGCTTATATAATACTGATGTCAAAGGATGTAATGGAAGTCTTCGACctgaagaaatacaaaacaacacaagCATCCAGTCGTCACAGATTACTTCCGATCGTCCGTGCGTCGAAGAAGGCAAT ACTCTGTGACTGTGAACTCTCAAGAAACTCATGCGAGATTGTGGCATCTGGACTCCGTATAGCCAATTCTCCTGTCAGAGAACTAGATCTGAGCCACAACCCCATAGGAAACGATGGGTTTTTGGATCTTTGCAAAGGACTGAAAAGCCCTCACTGTCAACTTGAGATATTGAG GCTTGAAGCCTGCGAGATTACAGACAAGTCCTGTGCAAATTTAGCGTTTGCATTCAAGAGCACTCCATCCAGCCTTCAAGAGTTAGACCTCTCTTCAAATGAACTGACCGACGAAGGGGTGATGATGCTTGAACCGTGGTTGAAAAGTGAGAACTGTAAAGTGCAAAGACTGAG GCTAAAGCAATGTCGCCTTACAAAGAGTTACTGCAAGCACCTCGCTGAAGTGTTGACTTCTTCCTCAACAAAGAAAATTAATCTGGATCTGACAGGAAATGACTTGGAAGATTAG
- the LOC124380649 gene encoding protein NLRC3-like isoform X2 has translation MKSDDSMIQPVHFTSGKRVQKTSPSPDQLSMKGDDDSMIQPVHFGQGEQQKHTGRSPSPSQLSMKSDDSMIQPVHFTSGKRVRKASSSPGQLSLKGDDDSMIQPVHFGQEEQQEQTGFRKVSPSEVVTTEVIATGDVEPNLCQEHYKVLDMFCKTDQAAICKGCAVKQHKEHAKQYIKISTVPNTLITLQNILDRMTASEFREFKRNLGYEYPECFETLPNTRSTRKDIAESMMESFSEDEVLKVTVNLASIKPVSRCQEKIKETLRRKFWHVHEGLALPKTQVVLYDTYTELYITEGGSDAVKAEHEVRLIEKVDKNCSNQENPVNLTGIFRSPSGDVRTVLTKGIAGIGKTISVQKFMLDWAENSANQDIDLIIPLFFRDLNLEKEPCSLIELMRKFFSELKEIESFENGIKILLVLDGLDECRIHLDFHNTRTCCDIMEPISMDVLLTNLIKGNLLPKSLLWITSRPAATNQIPSECVQRVTEVRGFSDPQKEEYFHKKCKDPHMANLMIKHVKSSRSMHIMCHIPIFCWITATVLDILIRDSEIGEIPKNQTQLYIHYLLIQTGLKNRKYQKAINGDLRKLTQSDKSMILNLAKLAFQGMTKNTLIFYEADLKDCGIDINDAAEFSSLCTQLFREEFGLYRERVFCFLHLSIQEHLAAIYVLNQCLTEGMNVLASSGSQSTKQNQKTTLTNLLKSAVIKALENKFGHFDQFLRFFLGLSTECNRQLLQNLLPQIGKESLENDKIVQFIKDKIAEEARTETETINLIHCLKELGDIGLVNEIQESLDSGTICDMELNPVQCSVLAYIILMSKDVMEVFDLKKYKTTQASSRHRLLPIVRASKKAILCDCELSRNSCEIVASGLRIANSPVRELDLSHNPIGNDGFLDLCKGLKSPHCQLEILRLEACEITDKSCANLAFAFKSTPSSLQELDLSSNELTDEGVMMLEPWLKSENCKVQRLRLKQCRLTKSYCKHLAEVLTSSSTKKINLDLTGNDLED, from the exons TGATTCAACCAGTGCATTTCGGTCAAGAAGAACAGCAGGAACAAACCGG GTTTCGAAAGGTTTCGCCATCTGAAGTTGTAACAACTGAAGTTATAGCGACTGGTGATGTGGAACCAAATCTCTGCCAGGAACACTACAAGGTTTTGGATATGTTCTGCAAAACTGACCAGGCAGCTATTTGTAAGGGGTGTGCAGTGAAGCAGCACaaagaacatgcaaaacaataCATCAAG ATATCAACAGTTCCCAATACTCTGATCACACTACAGAACATACTGGATAGAATGACAGCCTCAGAGTTTCGGGAGTTTAAAAGAAATTTGGGTTATGAATACCCAGAGTGCTTTGAGACATTGCCTAATACTCGTAGCACTCGAAAGGATATTGCTGAGAGTATGATGGAAAGTTTCTCCGAAGATGAAGTTCTGAAAGTCACAGTTAATTTGGCCTCAA TTAAGCCAGTATCCAGATgtcaagaaaaaataaaggaaacacTACGGAGGAAattctggcatgttcatgaaGGACTTGCCTTACCCAAGACACAAGTTGTGTTGTATGACACTTACACAGAGCTCTATATCACTGAGGGTGGAAGTGATGCAGTCAAAGCGGAACATGAAGTGAGACTAATTGAGAAAGTTGACAAAAATTGTAGCAATCAAGAAAACCCTGTTAACTTGACAGGCATTTTTCGGTCACCGAGCGGTGatgtcagaactgttttaacCAAAGGTATcgctggaattggaaaaacaatTTCCGTTCAGAAGTTCATGCTAGACTGGGCAGAGAACTCTGCCAATCAAGACATTGATCTTATAATTCCTCTGTTTTTCCGCGATCTTAACCTTGAGAAGGAACCCTGCAGTCTGATAGAGCTTATGCGGAAATTTTTCTCCGAGCTCAAAGAAATCGAAAGCTTCGAGAATGGCATTAAGATTTTGCTCGTTTTGGATGGTCTGGATGAATGTCGGATCCACTTGGACTTTCATAACACCAGGACATGCTGCGATATAATGGAGCCAATATCTATGGATGTCCTTTTGACAAATTTAATAAAAGGCAATCTACTGCCCAAATCTCTACTGTGGATCACTTCTCGTCCAGCCGCGACCAATCAGATACCCTCAGAGTGTGTACAGCGGGTGACTGAAGTTAGAGGCTTCAGTGACCCACAGAAAGAAGAGTACTTTCACAAGAAATGTAAGGACCCTCATATGGCCAACCTGATGATTAAGCATGTGAAGTCATCTCGAAGCATGcacatcatgtgccacatcccgATCTTCTGCTGGATTACAGCAACTGTCCTGGACATACTGATAAGAGACAGTGAAATTGGTGAGATTCCAAAAAATCAGACTCAGTTGTACATTCATTATTTACTCATACAGACCGGTTTGAAGAACAGGAAGTACCAGAAAGCTATTAACGGAGACCTGCGCAAGTTGACGCAAAGTGACAAAAGCATGATTTTAAACTTGGCCAAGTTAGCGTTCCAGGGAATGACTAAAAACACTCTGATCTTCTATGAAGCAGACCTGAAGGACTGTGGGATTGACATCAATGACGCAGCAGAATTCTCATCTCTGTGCACACAGTTGTTTAGAGAAGAGTTTGGATTGTACAGAGAGCGAGTCTTCTGTTTCCTACACCTCAGCATACAGGAGCATTTGGCTGCCATTTACGTTCTGAACCAGTGTTTGACTGAGGGCATGAATGTTCTTGCTTCGTCTGGTAGCCAATCCACGAAGCAGAATCAGAAGACCACGTTAACGAACTTGCTTAAGAGCGCAGTGATTAAGGCTTTAGAAAACAAGTTCGGACATTTTGACCAATTTCTTCGATTCTTTTTGGGACTTTCTACCGAGTGTAACAGACAGCTCCTACAAAATCTTTTGCCTCAGATTGGAAAAGAGTCCCTTGAGAATGATAAAATTGTCCAATTCATCAAAGATAAGATTGCTGAGGAAGCCAGAACAGAGACAGAAACGATTAACCTTATCCATTGTTTGAAAGAACTGGGTGACATAGGTTTGGTGAACGAAATTCAGGAGAGTTTGGATTCTGGTACAATCTGTGACATGGAATTAAATCCAGTGCAATGTTCAGTGCTGGCTTATATAATACTGATGTCAAAGGATGTAATGGAAGTCTTCGACctgaagaaatacaaaacaacacaagCATCCAGTCGTCACAGATTACTTCCGATCGTCCGTGCGTCGAAGAAGGCAAT ACTCTGTGACTGTGAACTCTCAAGAAACTCATGCGAGATTGTGGCATCTGGACTCCGTATAGCCAATTCTCCTGTCAGAGAACTAGATCTGAGCCACAACCCCATAGGAAACGATGGGTTTTTGGATCTTTGCAAAGGACTGAAAAGCCCTCACTGTCAACTTGAGATATTGAG GCTTGAAGCCTGCGAGATTACAGACAAGTCCTGTGCAAATTTAGCGTTTGCATTCAAGAGCACTCCATCCAGCCTTCAAGAGTTAGACCTCTCTTCAAATGAACTGACCGACGAAGGGGTGATGATGCTTGAACCGTGGTTGAAAAGTGAGAACTGTAAAGTGCAAAGACTGAG GCTAAAGCAATGTCGCCTTACAAAGAGTTACTGCAAGCACCTCGCTGAAGTGTTGACTTCTTCCTCAACAAAGAAAATTAATCTGGATCTGACAGGAAATGACTTGGAAGATTAG